Proteins encoded within one genomic window of Streptomyces sp. NBC_01314:
- a CDS encoding glycosyltransferase, producing MTAGSRGDVAPYTGLGHGLVRAGHEVTLVTHARFEPLVAGSGVSFHSLPVDPREELESERGQGLHRSSTGAGKLYRAAEMARSLVGRMAGDLVAAARASDVLLLAGTLAPLGHTIGQGLSVPSLGVNLQPLEPTREFAPPMTGVRSWGPVGNRAAGHAVNTAVEWIFTEEVRRLRAEYGLPHTGRVAARRTRERLGWPVFHGFSPRVVPRPGDWRAGLDVTGYWWPYDREDRLPAPLLDFLDAGPPPVFVGLGSATVPDPERTSGEVVRALRAAGLRGVIQRGWGELRGEGEDMFTVGEVPHSLLFPRMAAVVHHAGAGTTAAGLRAGVPAVPVPVQFDEAFWAARLVAVGVSPGAVPLRGFTAAALEAALRRATGDPSYGRRARTLAGELRAEDGVKPVLAAVDRLS from the coding sequence ATGACGGCGGGTTCCCGGGGTGACGTGGCTCCGTACACCGGGCTGGGACACGGGCTGGTGCGGGCCGGGCACGAGGTCACGCTGGTGACGCACGCCCGGTTCGAGCCGCTGGTGGCCGGCTCGGGGGTCTCCTTCCACTCCCTGCCCGTGGATCCGCGGGAGGAGCTGGAGTCGGAGCGCGGGCAGGGGCTGCACCGGAGCTCCACCGGGGCCGGGAAGCTGTACCGGGCGGCGGAGATGGCCCGGAGCCTGGTGGGGCGGATGGCAGGAGATCTGGTGGCCGCCGCCCGTGCCAGTGACGTCCTGCTGCTGGCCGGCACCCTCGCACCGCTCGGGCACACCATCGGCCAGGGCCTGTCGGTCCCGAGCCTGGGCGTGAACCTCCAACCTCTCGAACCCACACGGGAGTTCGCGCCGCCGATGACCGGGGTCCGCTCCTGGGGCCCGGTCGGCAACCGGGCGGCCGGACACGCGGTGAACACGGCCGTCGAGTGGATCTTCACGGAGGAGGTGCGGAGGCTGCGCGCCGAGTACGGGCTGCCGCACACCGGCCGGGTGGCCGCGCGTCGCACCCGGGAGCGGCTGGGCTGGCCGGTGTTCCACGGCTTCAGCCCCCGGGTGGTGCCCCGCCCCGGCGACTGGCGGGCCGGGCTGGACGTCACCGGCTACTGGTGGCCGTACGACCGCGAGGACCGGCTGCCCGCGCCGCTGCTGGACTTCCTCGACGCCGGACCGCCCCCTGTCTTCGTGGGCCTGGGCAGCGCGACCGTGCCCGATCCCGAGCGGACGAGCGGCGAGGTCGTACGGGCCCTGCGGGCGGCGGGGCTGCGCGGGGTGATCCAGCGAGGCTGGGGCGAACTGCGGGGCGAGGGCGAGGACATGTTCACCGTGGGCGAGGTGCCGCACTCCCTGCTCTTCCCGAGGATGGCGGCCGTCGTCCACCACGCGGGCGCGGGCACCACGGCGGCGGGTCTGCGCGCGGGGGTCCCGGCCGTGCCGGTGCCCGTCCAGTTCGACGAGGCCTTCTGGGCCGCCCGCCTCGTCGCCGTCGGGGTGTCCCCCGGAGCGGTACCGCTGCGCGGCTTCACGGCCGCCGCGCTGGAGGCCGCGCTGCGACGGGCGACCGGCGACCCGTCGTACGGCCGCCGGGCCCGGACGCTGGCCGGGGAACTGCGCGCGGAGGACGGGGTGAAGCCGGTCCTGGCCGCGGTGGACCGGCTCTCCTGA
- a CDS encoding YncE family protein, translating into MSDTRTPRRRRNRHLGAVAAALALTASGAATATPASAAADLREVMFVGNNWEGTADVIKSSGDFAKVGRVNVIPDKDARIAEINADPIRWIAYMTIRNSVGEGHDQYVDDMYSTPDGSSMVVSRPSFADVVSIDLKTGAINWRFPVSGYRSDHMAVSPDGKRVAVSASTANTVHVLDIVTGKQLGSFKTGDKPHENIFTSDGKYVWNMAIGDVNTQTDAPWLDWTKGDRKITVVDTTTFQQVKVIDMRARLDAIGLSDYSDAVRPAAFSPDETKLYFQVSFFNGFFEYDIATDKITRTKTLPKSAGVSDDRTTFVNDSRHHGLTMKPDGTKLCIAGTMDDYATVVDRATFQEGPLVPVSKPYWSTVSGDGKSCVVSESGADQVTAIDFATGKKTVSVAVGDHPQRVRLARVPADWTGTSAN; encoded by the coding sequence ATGTCCGACACCCGCACCCCCCGCCGCCGCAGAAACCGCCACCTCGGCGCCGTCGCCGCCGCTCTCGCCCTGACGGCCTCCGGCGCCGCGACCGCCACCCCCGCGAGTGCCGCGGCCGATCTGCGGGAGGTGATGTTCGTGGGCAACAACTGGGAGGGCACCGCGGACGTCATCAAGTCCTCCGGCGACTTCGCCAAGGTCGGCCGGGTCAACGTCATCCCCGACAAGGACGCGCGGATCGCCGAGATCAACGCCGATCCGATCAGGTGGATCGCCTACATGACGATCCGCAACAGCGTGGGTGAGGGCCACGACCAGTACGTGGACGACATGTACTCCACGCCGGACGGCTCGTCGATGGTCGTCTCCCGCCCGAGCTTCGCCGACGTGGTCTCCATCGACCTCAAGACCGGTGCCATCAACTGGCGCTTCCCGGTGTCGGGTTACCGCTCCGACCACATGGCGGTCTCCCCCGACGGCAAGCGCGTCGCGGTCTCGGCCTCGACGGCGAACACCGTGCATGTGCTGGACATCGTCACCGGCAAGCAGCTCGGTTCGTTCAAGACCGGCGACAAGCCGCACGAGAACATCTTCACCAGCGACGGCAAGTACGTCTGGAACATGGCGATCGGCGATGTGAACACGCAGACCGACGCGCCCTGGCTGGACTGGACGAAGGGCGACCGGAAGATCACGGTCGTCGACACGACCACCTTCCAGCAGGTCAAGGTGATCGACATGCGGGCACGCCTCGACGCGATCGGGCTGAGCGACTACTCGGACGCGGTCCGGCCCGCCGCGTTCTCGCCCGACGAGACGAAGCTGTACTTCCAGGTGTCGTTCTTCAACGGCTTCTTCGAGTACGACATCGCCACCGACAAGATCACCCGCACCAAGACCCTGCCCAAGTCCGCGGGGGTCAGCGACGACCGTACGACCTTCGTCAACGACTCGCGCCACCACGGCCTCACGATGAAGCCGGACGGCACGAAGCTGTGCATCGCGGGCACGATGGACGACTACGCGACCGTCGTGGACCGCGCGACCTTCCAGGAAGGGCCGCTCGTCCCCGTCTCCAAGCCGTACTGGTCGACCGTCAGCGGTGACGGCAAGTCCTGTGTGGTCTCCGAGAGCGGCGCCGACCAGGTCACGGCGATCGACTTCGCCACCGGGAAGAAGACCGTGTCCGTCGCAGTCGGCGACCACCCGCAGCGAGTGCGTCTCGCGCGTGTGCCCGCCGACTGGACCGGGACCTCGGCTAACTGA
- a CDS encoding endoglycosylceramidase — protein MSRLRTRLLGVLLLVTGFLTTAGPTQSASALTDELWFDSQAAATLTVEGGRFKDGLGREVVLRGYNVSGETKLKENNGLPFASVADAKKSATALRALGGGNSVRFLLSWAYAEPVRGQVNTTYLAAATAQMGAFLDAGIRVYPDFHQDLYSRWLFDSDSWYTGDGAPKWAVDLGDYPDEYCGICPFWGQNITSNAAVTESTYDFWHNAYGLQDSFLDTAQKTMTYVKSNLTSAQFQGVVGFDPWNEPHPGILDSGQTSRTWEKDVLWPFYVKFRSRMDAAGWQSKPAFVEPNLFWNANIDFQKQEGGLLDAGTIGPRYVFNTHFYDQKAISGVFMWGKAENGQYVNDFGTVRDRATAGGTTAIISEFGHPLNGSVSDKAPTVYKAMYQALDSRVKGVNWWSDPASSGPVLSGSQWQWDIYWGRHHELMNDNPDEVQVEGDAWNDEDLSAVRLDDSGTAVLRQDARMLDRIYPSATAGSTVAFTYEDRSRDGSTTLTWNPVPSSLPNVSSLVGSGQYSLLVWRSDGSTEPTELHLPASFPTASTTVVSDLGVTAAPPAYTTSTPIAAAKEPGGTGSRRLLLTAADTGKLHYALVTNGATAPSATQLGAARTELSNWLTSEFS, from the coding sequence ATGTCAAGATTGCGCACCCGTCTGCTCGGTGTCCTGCTTCTCGTCACCGGCTTCCTGACCACGGCGGGCCCCACCCAGTCCGCCTCCGCTCTCACTGACGAACTTTGGTTCGACTCGCAGGCCGCGGCCACCCTCACCGTGGAGGGCGGCCGCTTCAAGGACGGACTCGGCCGCGAGGTCGTCCTGCGCGGCTACAACGTCTCGGGTGAGACGAAACTCAAGGAGAACAACGGTCTGCCCTTCGCCTCGGTCGCCGACGCGAAGAAGTCGGCGACCGCCCTCAGGGCACTCGGCGGCGGCAACTCCGTCCGCTTCCTGCTGTCCTGGGCCTACGCGGAACCGGTGCGCGGGCAGGTGAACACCACCTACCTCGCGGCGGCCACCGCACAGATGGGCGCGTTCCTGGACGCGGGGATCCGCGTCTACCCCGACTTCCACCAGGACCTCTACTCCCGCTGGCTGTTCGACTCGGACAGCTGGTACACCGGCGACGGCGCGCCCAAGTGGGCCGTCGACCTGGGTGACTATCCCGACGAGTACTGCGGGATCTGTCCGTTCTGGGGCCAGAACATCACGTCCAACGCGGCCGTGACGGAGTCGACGTACGACTTCTGGCACAACGCCTACGGGCTTCAGGACTCCTTCCTGGACACCGCCCAGAAGACGATGACGTACGTGAAGTCGAACCTCACGTCCGCCCAGTTCCAGGGCGTCGTCGGCTTCGACCCGTGGAACGAGCCGCATCCCGGCATCCTCGACTCGGGCCAGACCAGCAGGACGTGGGAGAAGGACGTCCTGTGGCCGTTCTACGTCAAGTTCCGCTCCCGGATGGACGCGGCGGGCTGGCAGTCCAAGCCGGCCTTCGTCGAGCCGAACCTCTTCTGGAACGCCAACATCGACTTCCAGAAGCAGGAGGGCGGACTCCTCGACGCGGGCACGATCGGACCGCGCTACGTCTTCAACACCCACTTCTACGACCAGAAGGCGATCTCCGGCGTCTTCATGTGGGGCAAGGCGGAGAACGGCCAGTACGTGAACGACTTCGGGACCGTGCGTGACCGGGCCACCGCCGGCGGCACCACGGCGATCATCAGCGAGTTCGGACACCCGCTCAACGGCTCGGTCTCCGACAAGGCGCCCACGGTCTACAAGGCCATGTACCAGGCGCTGGACTCCCGGGTGAAGGGCGTCAACTGGTGGTCGGACCCGGCCTCCTCGGGCCCGGTCCTGTCCGGCTCCCAGTGGCAGTGGGACATCTACTGGGGCCGTCACCACGAGCTGATGAACGACAACCCCGACGAGGTGCAGGTCGAGGGTGACGCCTGGAACGACGAGGATCTGTCGGCCGTGCGTCTCGACGACTCCGGTACGGCCGTGCTCCGCCAGGACGCCCGGATGCTGGACCGGATCTACCCGAGCGCCACGGCGGGCAGCACGGTCGCCTTCACCTACGAGGACCGGTCGCGCGACGGCTCCACGACGCTGACGTGGAACCCGGTGCCCAGCTCACTGCCGAACGTCTCCTCGCTCGTCGGCTCGGGCCAGTACTCCCTGCTGGTCTGGCGCTCGGACGGCAGTACCGAACCGACCGAGCTGCACCTCCCGGCGTCCTTCCCCACCGCGTCCACCACGGTGGTCTCCGACCTCGGGGTCACGGCGGCGCCGCCGGCGTACACCACCTCGACACCGATCGCCGCCGCCAAGGAACCGGGCGGCACCGGCAGCCGCCGGCTGCTCCTCACCGCCGCCGACACGGGCAAGCTCCACTACGCCCTGGTCACCAACGGCGCGACAGCCCCGTCCGCCACGCAACTGGGCGCGGCACGGACGGAGCTGTCGAACTGGCTGACCTCTGAATTCAGTTAG
- a CDS encoding GTP-binding protein — protein MSRTLNLGILAHVDAGKTSLTERLLHTVGVIDEIGSVDDGSTRTDSLALERQRGITIKSAVVSFEIDDLTVNLIDTPGHPDFIAEVERVLNVLDGAVLVVSAVEGVQAQTRVLMRTLRRLRIPTLIFVNKLDRRGARHQDLLETIAARLTPAIVSMGEVGRLGTPEAHFTRYTPLPPRLLELLAEHDDDLLAAYVDHVDHVDHETPVPATRLRATLAAQTGEALVHPVFHGSAITGAGIGELIDGIRELLPATGRRDAGHGDEGEGGGDRGDGEEDGPVSGTVFKVERGPAGEKIAYVRMFTGTVRTRDRLPFRDGALEGKVTAISVFEGGAAVRATAVSAGRIAKLWGLADIRIGDTLGVPRERAADGHHFSPPTLETVVLPARATDRATLHLALTQLAEQDPLIGLRHDDLRQETSVSLYGEVQKEVVQATLADEYGIDVTFRETTTICVERLAGVGAAVEFNKKDGNPFLATVGLRVEPAPVGSGVAFRLEVELGSMPYAFFKAVEDTVREALEQGVHGWRVPDCTVTMTHSGYSPRQSHAHQGFDKSMSSTGADFRGLTPLVLMDALRRAGTRVHEPMHRFRIDAPADTLGAVLPVLAALRAVPRDTRTSGTAVRLEGLVPAAQVHGLEQRLPGPTGGEGELETVFDHYAPVGGTAVPERPRTDLNPLDRKEYLLNLTRRVGV, from the coding sequence TTGTCACGCACGCTCAACCTCGGCATCCTCGCGCACGTCGACGCGGGTAAGACCAGCCTCACCGAACGCCTGCTGCACACCGTCGGAGTCATCGACGAGATCGGCAGCGTCGACGACGGCAGCACCCGCACGGACTCCCTCGCGCTGGAACGGCAGCGCGGCATCACCATCAAGTCCGCCGTCGTCTCGTTCGAGATCGACGACCTCACCGTCAACCTCATCGACACGCCCGGGCACCCCGACTTCATCGCCGAGGTGGAGCGCGTCCTGAACGTGCTCGACGGCGCCGTCCTCGTCGTCTCGGCCGTCGAGGGCGTCCAGGCACAGACCCGTGTCCTGATGCGTACCCTGCGACGCCTGCGCATCCCCACGCTGATCTTCGTCAACAAGCTCGACCGCCGGGGCGCACGCCACCAGGACCTGCTGGAGACCATCGCGGCACGGCTCACCCCGGCGATCGTCTCCATGGGCGAGGTCGGCCGACTCGGCACCCCCGAGGCCCACTTCACCCGGTACACCCCCCTCCCGCCCCGGCTCCTGGAACTCCTCGCGGAGCACGACGACGACCTGCTCGCGGCCTACGTCGATCACGTCGATCACGTCGATCACGAGACGCCCGTCCCCGCCACCCGGCTGCGCGCGACCCTCGCCGCCCAGACCGGCGAAGCCCTGGTCCACCCGGTGTTCCACGGCTCCGCGATCACGGGCGCGGGGATCGGTGAACTCATCGACGGAATCCGCGAGTTGCTGCCCGCGACCGGCCGACGAGACGCAGGCCACGGAGACGAAGGAGAAGGCGGAGGAGACCGAGGAGACGGAGAAGAGGACGGCCCGGTCTCCGGCACCGTCTTCAAGGTCGAGCGCGGCCCGGCCGGGGAGAAGATCGCCTACGTGCGGATGTTCACCGGGACGGTACGCACCCGCGACCGGCTGCCCTTCCGTGACGGCGCGCTCGAAGGCAAGGTCACCGCGATCAGCGTCTTCGAGGGCGGAGCGGCCGTTCGCGCCACGGCCGTGTCGGCGGGCCGGATCGCGAAGCTGTGGGGCCTCGCCGACATCCGGATCGGCGACACCCTCGGCGTACCGCGCGAGCGGGCGGCCGACGGGCACCACTTCTCCCCGCCCACCCTCGAAACGGTCGTCCTCCCCGCCCGTGCCACGGACAGGGCCACCCTTCACCTCGCCCTCACCCAACTGGCCGAGCAGGACCCGCTGATCGGTCTCCGCCACGACGACCTCCGGCAGGAGACCTCCGTGTCGCTGTACGGGGAGGTGCAGAAGGAGGTCGTGCAGGCGACGCTCGCCGACGAGTACGGCATCGACGTCACCTTCCGCGAGACGACGACCATCTGCGTCGAGCGCCTCGCCGGCGTCGGCGCGGCCGTGGAGTTCAACAAGAAGGACGGCAATCCGTTCCTCGCGACGGTCGGGCTGCGGGTGGAGCCGGCGCCGGTCGGCTCCGGGGTCGCCTTCCGCCTGGAGGTGGAGCTGGGGTCCATGCCGTACGCGTTCTTCAAGGCCGTCGAGGACACCGTGCGGGAGGCGCTGGAGCAGGGCGTCCACGGCTGGCGGGTCCCCGACTGCACGGTCACGATGACGCACTCCGGCTACTCGCCCCGGCAGAGCCACGCCCACCAGGGCTTCGACAAGAGCATGTCGAGCACGGGCGCGGACTTCCGCGGACTGACCCCGCTGGTGCTGATGGACGCGCTGCGGCGGGCCGGCACCCGCGTCCACGAGCCGATGCACCGTTTCCGCATCGACGCCCCGGCGGACACCCTGGGCGCGGTCCTGCCGGTGCTGGCCGCGCTGCGCGCCGTACCGCGGGACACCCGGACGAGCGGGACGGCCGTACGGCTGGAGGGGCTGGTGCCTGCCGCCCAGGTGCACGGACTGGAGCAGCGGCTGCCCGGACCGACCGGTGGGGAGGGCGAGTTGGAGACGGTCTTCGACCACTACGCGCCCGTCGGCGGTACGGCCGTCCCCGAACGGCCGCGCACCGATCTCAACCCCCTCGACCGCAAGGAGTACCTGCTGAACCTGACCCGGCGGGTGGGTGTCTGA
- a CDS encoding XdhC family protein, with translation MREILPALGEWYASGSPFGLATVVAVSRSAPRGPGASMAVGPGDEVVGSVSGGCVEGAVFELAQEVVASGESRIETFGYSDEDAFAVGLTCGGEITLLVRRVTAAEDPALGRVVQSVDAGHPVTVATVLDGLAPRGATLAVWPGPEATSGTPAAHSAPVTSPLHGTHGTPSTPLAHGTLGTLGSAGLDAAVAADARGELAQGATGQRHYGPHGERREDSVTVFLHSFASPPRMLVFGAIDYAAAVARIGDFLGYRVTVCDARPVFATPKRFPAAVEVIVDWPHRYLRGTPTDDRTVICVLTHDPRFDVPLLQEALRRPAAYIGAMGSRRTHDDRMRRLREAGLDAAGLSRLRSPVGLDLGARTPEEVAVSVAAEIVALRWGGSGVPLTATTGVIHPPDPSG, from the coding sequence GTGCGTGAGATCCTCCCTGCGCTCGGCGAGTGGTACGCGTCGGGCTCCCCCTTCGGCCTCGCCACGGTCGTCGCGGTCAGTCGGAGCGCCCCCCGCGGGCCGGGGGCGTCCATGGCGGTCGGGCCCGGCGACGAGGTCGTGGGCAGTGTGTCCGGCGGCTGTGTGGAGGGTGCGGTGTTCGAGCTGGCCCAGGAGGTCGTGGCGTCCGGAGAGTCGCGGATCGAGACCTTCGGGTACAGCGACGAGGACGCGTTCGCCGTGGGGCTGACGTGCGGCGGGGAGATCACGCTCCTGGTGCGGCGGGTGACGGCGGCAGAGGACCCGGCGCTCGGGCGGGTCGTGCAGTCCGTGGACGCGGGGCACCCGGTGACCGTCGCGACCGTGCTCGACGGCCTCGCCCCGCGCGGCGCCACGCTCGCCGTGTGGCCGGGGCCGGAAGCGACGTCCGGCACACCCGCCGCGCACAGCGCACCCGTCACATCCCCCCTGCACGGGACACACGGCACGCCCAGCACACCCCTCGCACACGGCACGCTCGGCACGCTCGGCTCGGCGGGGCTGGACGCGGCGGTGGCCGCCGACGCGCGGGGCGAGTTGGCCCAGGGCGCCACCGGGCAGCGGCACTACGGGCCGCACGGCGAACGGCGCGAGGACTCGGTCACCGTCTTCCTGCACTCCTTCGCGTCCCCGCCCCGCATGCTGGTCTTCGGCGCGATCGACTACGCGGCGGCGGTCGCCCGTATCGGGGACTTCCTCGGCTACCGCGTCACGGTCTGCGACGCCCGCCCGGTCTTCGCCACCCCGAAACGCTTCCCCGCCGCCGTCGAGGTGATCGTCGACTGGCCGCACCGCTATCTGCGCGGCACCCCCACCGACGACCGCACGGTGATCTGCGTTCTCACCCATGACCCCAGGTTCGACGTGCCGCTCCTTCAGGAGGCGCTGCGCCGCCCCGCCGCGTACATCGGGGCGATGGGCAGCCGCCGTACGCACGACGACCGGATGCGGCGGCTGCGGGAGGCCGGGCTCGACGCGGCCGGACTGTCCCGGCTGCGTTCCCCGGTCGGCCTGGACCTCGGAGCCCGTACGCCGGAGGAGGTGGCCGTGTCCGTGGCGGCGGAGATCGTCGCGCTCCGCTGGGGCGGCAGCGGGGTGCCGCTGACGGCGACGACCGGGGTGATCCATCCGCCGGATCCGAGCGGTTGA